In Quercus lobata isolate SW786 chromosome 12, ValleyOak3.0 Primary Assembly, whole genome shotgun sequence, a genomic segment contains:
- the LOC115972496 gene encoding autophagy-related protein 8f codes for MAKSYFKQEHDLEKRRAEAARIREKYPDRIPVIVERAERSDIPSIDKKKYLVPADLTVGQFVYVIRKRIKLSAEKAIFIFVDNVLPPTGAIMSAIYEEKKDEDGFLYVTYSGENTFGLQIPL; via the exons ATGGCAAAGAGTTACTTCAAGCAAGAGCATGATCTTG AGAAGAGACGCGCGGAGGCCGCTAGGATTAGGGAGAAATACCCAGATAGGATTCCG GTTATTGTGGAGAGGGCAGAGAGAAGTGACATCCCAAGCATTGATaagaaaaa GTACCTTGTTCCAGCTGATCTGACAGTGGGACAATTTGTCTATGTGATCCGCAAAAGGATTAAACTGAGTGCAGAAAAggcaatatttatatttgtagaCAATGTCCTTCCACCAACAG GCGCAATCATGTCTGCTATATATGAGGAGAAGAAGGATGAAGATGGGTTTCTCTATGTTACTTACAGCGGCGAAAACACATTTGGGCTTCAGATTCCACTGTAG